The Enterobacter oligotrophicus sequence ACCGCCGTACCGGGTATTTAAAGCGATTGAGGGAACCTGCCTTGCCTGTAATGCCGGGCCACATTTAACCGATCTTGGGCTGACCGATGGCACCACGCGCCAGATTGTCGATCCGCTGATTTCTTACCGGGAAACCCCGGACACAACACAATAATACCGAAGGAGAGCCGGATAATGGCCGACAATACCGTTAATTCGCCAGCACCAGGGAGCTGGCTCGAACGTCGTTTTGCACTGCATTCGCGCGGCAGTACGGTGCGCACTGAATGTCTCGCCGGGATCACCGGCTTTCTCGCAGCGGCCTATTTACTGGTGGTGATCCCCGGTCTTCTGGCGACAGGCGGCATGGATAAAGGCGCGGCAACCACGGGGACGATTCTGGTGTTTGTTGCCGGTACGCTGCTGATGGCGTTCTATGCGAACTTGCCGTTCATCGTCGGACCGGGCATTGGCGGCTCAGTCCTGGTCGGCGTAACCCTTGCCGGAAGTGAAGGGATTGGCTGGCAAATTGGCCTGGGGATCGCCTGCTGGTCCGGCATTCTGTTCTTCCTCTTGACCCGTTTTGGCCTGCGCGAAGTGGTCACCCGTTCCGTACCTCAGTCTATCAAACTGGGGCTGACGGCCTCCATCGGTCTGTTTGTCGCGGTCCTCGGTTTTCGCAATGCCGGGCTGGTGCTGGCAAACGCTAAAACCAACGCACTGATGCTGGGCGATTTTCTTTCACCCGGCGCGCTCGTGGCACTGTCTGGTTTGTTCCTGGCAATCGCGTTGCAGGCCCGTCGTATTCCGGGCGCGATTTTGTGGGCCATCCTGTTCGCGACCCTGGTCGGGCTTCCGTTGGGCGTGACGAAATTGCCATCCAGCTTTATTGACGTTCCTCATTCGCTGACGCCGGTGTTGGGTCACATCGACATGTTGGGCGCACTGAATATTGCTTTCCTGCCTTTCCTGTTTGTCTTTTTCGCTTCTGAGTTTTTCTCTACGATGGGGACCACCCTGGCGGTGGGCGGTGAGGCTGGCTTGCTTGATGAAGAGGGCAACATGCCGCAAATTAACCGCCCGTTTATGGTCGATTCGATTGCCGCCGCCATCGGACCGTGGGTAGGGATACCGGCTGCGACAGCGCTTATAGAGTCGTCGGCAGCAGCAGAAGCGGGTGGCAAAACCGGCATGACGGCGCTGGCTGCCGCGGTGATGTTCCTGCTGATGCTGCTTTTCACGCCCATCGCGCTGATGATCCCGAAAGAAGCGACCGCGCCCGCACTTATCCTGATTGGTCTGAATATGTTCAGCGGCTTGCGAAAGGTTGATCTGACAAACTTCACCGAAGGTCTTCCGGTCCTGATGATGGTGATGATCACCCTGATTGCCAATAGCTTCGGGACGGGTATTGCAGGAGGGTTACTGTTTTACATCATCATCAAGACGATTGCCGGGAAATGGCGCGAAATCCCGGTTGGACTTTGGGTTCTCGCCATCCCCCTTGTGTACTACTTCGCTACGCTAGTGAAGCACTAATCCTGCAGTCACTTTTGCTTCGGGGTGTAGTCGTAGTCCTGATAACTACACCCTGAGCTGTAATAAAGTGCTCTGGATTTCACAATATCGTTCAGAATAGTGCCGCTCACCTTCACGCCCGCCTGATGCAGACGTTTCAGGCTGGTCTCCATCTCTTTCATTGTGGTTTTACCGAAGCGAGCAACCAGTACCGTTGTTGCGGCCTCTTTTGCAGCCAGCGCAGCATCCGTTACGGCAAGCACGGGCGGTGTGTCGAGGACAACCAGATCATAATGTTCGTCAGCCCATGACATTACAGCCTTAAAACGATCGTTCAGCAGCAACAGTGAAGGATGAGACAGCACCGGACCACAGGTCATCACATCAATACCGCCTTTTTCATAACGCTGAATGACATCCTGACACTCCTGTTTTCCGGCGAGCACGCTGGTTAGCCCGATATGATTACGCAGACCAAAGATGTTATGGACATACCCTTTGCGCATATCCGCATCAATAAACAGCACCCGTTGCCCCGCCTGAGCCGCAATGGCTGCCAGCGATGTGCTGACCAGGGTCTTTCCGCAGTCCTGAGTCGGGCCGGAAATCATCACAATGCGATTTGCGGCATCCATCATGGTGAAATGCAGACTGGTACGCAGCCCCCGCACCGCCTCAATGAACATATCCGTCGGTCTCTCTACAGGCAGGAAGGGGATTTCCGACGTTTTATGTTTCCACTGGGAAGCAAATGGATTCGTCCTGCGCAGGTGTGTTTTTTTCCATAGCCAAACCGAGTGTGGCAGCGTCGCGAGTACCGGAATTCCGTGGGCTTCCAGCTCCTCAGAAATCATAATACCGCGCTTCAAAGCGACAATTACCAGCAGATAGCCCATTGAGACCATCATGCCCGCCAGCATGCCAACGAGAATAATCAGCGCTTTTTTGGGCTTTAACGGCTCTGGTTGAGTCACTGCAGTATCGATGATCCGCACATTTCCGATGACACTGGAGCGCGAGATATTTAACTCTTGCTGACGCGTCAGCAGTTGCAAATAGATGGCCCGCCCGGATTCCACGTCCCGACTCAGACGTAAAATTTCCTGTTGCGTCGAAGGCATCGTTGAGACACGCCCATTCAGGCGCGCCCTCTGCTGTTCCAGTGTGTGGCGTTTTTCTCTTAAAGCACGATAAGTAGGGTGATCCTTTTTAAAAAACTGTGAGATTTCAGCTTCGCGAAAGGTCAGTTCGTTCAACTGGTTTTCTACATTCACCACCTGATCCAGAACCGATTTGGCTTCAAGGGATAAGTCGACGGAATCGCGCTGCTCACGGTAAGTATTAAGCCGCGCCTCGGCCTGATCCAGTTCACCGCTGATTTTTGGTAACTGGTGCTTTAAAAACGCAAGGCTACGGGCATCCTGAGCTTCCTGGCGGGCAATATTTTGCTTGAGATAATTGCCTGCGATACTGTTGAGTATTGCCGGAATTTTTTCAGGATCTTCACCCGTCAACGTTAGCACCAGCATGCCGCTCTGCTTAGACGATTCAGTAACGATAAAGCGTTTAAACAGCCGGTTTATGGTGTCGAGCCTCGTAAACGTTTTTAACGTGAATTGCGCCCCTGTTGCCGCAGCAAGTGACGTGACCTGCAACGATACGCCATTTTTGGTGAGCAGCTTTCCGACAACCCCTTCAGCATGAACGTTATCCCCGTCAACGCGGTATTTCCCCTGCCCCAGAACCGTCAGTACCAGCTCTTGCGGCTTCCCCTCACGAAGGGGGATCTGCAGTGACTGAAGCGTTATTTTACCCGGCGTCTCCCCCCTAAGCCGCCCCCACAACGAGCCCAGCACCGGCATCACTCGGGGTTTAACCTGCTGCGTTAACCCTAACTCATCGACGGTCTCACCCAGAATCATGCGTGATTTAAGGAGCAACAGTTCTGGCGCAACATCAGGTGAAAGCTCACTGCCAAGCTGGCTCAGGTTCTTCAGCAGGCTGTTATTCTGTTTCGCTTCAATCTGTATCAGGGCATCAGCCTGATAAACAGGCGTGGTGGAAAACGCATAAATCCCCGCAAATAACGTGAACAGGAAGGTGACGCTCAATATCATTACGCGGTGATCGACCATCTCGCCGAGAAAACGGACGATATCAATTTCATTTTTTTCAGGTGCTGCGGCACCATAATTGTCTGCTGAATAAGACGACATTAATGCTTCATTCCTTTTTGCCCTAAACGGCGTGCCCATTCCTGGCTGGCTTTACCCAACTGCCCGAAAACGTATTCGAATGCTTCATGGCTTTTACGGTACGGATCGGGAATGATCTGCGGGTCCAGCCATTGCCCGAACAGCAGCGATTTGCCGCGAATCTCCGGTGCCATAGCGGAAATAAAGTGAAGATGCTCTGGCTCCATCACCAGAAT is a genomic window containing:
- a CDS encoding polysaccharide biosynthesis tyrosine autokinase translates to MSSYSADNYGAAAPEKNEIDIVRFLGEMVDHRVMILSVTFLFTLFAGIYAFSTTPVYQADALIQIEAKQNNSLLKNLSQLGSELSPDVAPELLLLKSRMILGETVDELGLTQQVKPRVMPVLGSLWGRLRGETPGKITLQSLQIPLREGKPQELVLTVLGQGKYRVDGDNVHAEGVVGKLLTKNGVSLQVTSLAAATGAQFTLKTFTRLDTINRLFKRFIVTESSKQSGMLVLTLTGEDPEKIPAILNSIAGNYLKQNIARQEAQDARSLAFLKHQLPKISGELDQAEARLNTYREQRDSVDLSLEAKSVLDQVVNVENQLNELTFREAEISQFFKKDHPTYRALREKRHTLEQQRARLNGRVSTMPSTQQEILRLSRDVESGRAIYLQLLTRQQELNISRSSVIGNVRIIDTAVTQPEPLKPKKALIILVGMLAGMMVSMGYLLVIVALKRGIMISEELEAHGIPVLATLPHSVWLWKKTHLRRTNPFASQWKHKTSEIPFLPVERPTDMFIEAVRGLRTSLHFTMMDAANRIVMISGPTQDCGKTLVSTSLAAIAAQAGQRVLFIDADMRKGYVHNIFGLRNHIGLTSVLAGKQECQDVIQRYEKGGIDVMTCGPVLSHPSLLLLNDRFKAVMSWADEHYDLVVLDTPPVLAVTDAALAAKEAATTVLVARFGKTTMKEMETSLKRLHQAGVKVSGTILNDIVKSRALYYSSGCSYQDYDYTPKQK
- a CDS encoding NCS2 family permease, which gives rise to MADNTVNSPAPGSWLERRFALHSRGSTVRTECLAGITGFLAAAYLLVVIPGLLATGGMDKGAATTGTILVFVAGTLLMAFYANLPFIVGPGIGGSVLVGVTLAGSEGIGWQIGLGIACWSGILFFLLTRFGLREVVTRSVPQSIKLGLTASIGLFVAVLGFRNAGLVLANAKTNALMLGDFLSPGALVALSGLFLAIALQARRIPGAILWAILFATLVGLPLGVTKLPSSFIDVPHSLTPVLGHIDMLGALNIAFLPFLFVFFASEFFSTMGTTLAVGGEAGLLDEEGNMPQINRPFMVDSIAAAIGPWVGIPAATALIESSAAAEAGGKTGMTALAAAVMFLLMLLFTPIALMIPKEATAPALILIGLNMFSGLRKVDLTNFTEGLPVLMMVMITLIANSFGTGIAGGLLFYIIIKTIAGKWREIPVGLWVLAIPLVYYFATLVKH